The following DNA comes from Gloeocapsopsis sp. IPPAS B-1203.
TGAAGTGATTGAAGGTGCTTCGACGGTTGATGAAGCAATGGTGACGGGTGAAAGTGTCCCTGTGAAGAAGCAGCCAGGGGACGAAGTTATTGGCGCAACGATTAACAAAACTGGTAGTTTTAAGTTTCGTGCTACACGGGTTGGTAAAGATACTTTTCTGGCGCAAATTGTGAAGCTTGTACAACAAGCGCAAGGTTCTAAAGCACCAATTCAGCAACTCGCCGATCGCGTTACCGGATGGTTTGTACCTGCAGTGATTGCAGTAGCGATCGCAACTTTTATCATTTGGTTTAACTTCTTGGGCAACTTAACACTCGCAACCATTACTACCATTGGTGTATTGATTATTGCCTGTCCCTGTGCTTTGGGGTTAGCAACTCCTACCTCAATTATGGTAGGAACGGGTAAAGGAGCAGAAAATGGTATTTTAGTCAAGGGGGCTGAAAGTTTAGAACTCGCACACAAAATTCAAACGATTGTTTTAGATAAAACGGGGACAATTACCGAAGGTAAACCTACAGTGACAGATTTTGTGACTGTCAACGGTACAGCCAACCGTAATGAATTAAAACTCATTCAGCTAGCAGCATCGGTAGAACGTAACTCAGAACATCCCCTAGCAGAAGCAGTAGTGAGGTATGCCCAAGCGCAAGAAGTTGATCTTGCACAAGTGAAAGACTTTGAGGCGATCGCTGGTAGTGGCGTGCAAGGAATTGTGAGCGATCGCTTAGTACAAATTGGTACGCAACGCTGGATGGAAGAGTTAGGCGTTGATACTCGCGCCCTTGTAGAACGCAAAACAACATTAGAAGTTGCGGGAAAAACTGCGGTTTGGATTGCTGTTGATGGCAAAATGCAGGGACTTATGGGTATTGCAGATGCGCTCAAACCATCTTCAGCACAAGCTATTAGAGCATTAAAACAATTAGGGTTAGAAGTCGTCATGCTCACTGGCGATAACCGTGCCACAGCTGATGCGATCGCGCAACAAGTCGGGATTGATCGTGTTTTTGCCGAAGTGCGTCCCGATCAAAAAGCGGCAATTGTTCAATCATTGCAAAGAGAACGAAGTAGACATTCAAAGTCTAAGATAGTTGCAATGGTAGGTGATGGTATCAATGATGCACCAGCTTTAGCCCAAGCTGATGTCGGAATTGCTATTGGTACGGGAACTGATGTGGCGATCGCGGCAAGTGATATTACTTTAATTTCTGGCGAACTCCAAGGAATCATTACCGCAATTCAACTCAGTCGCGCCACAATCCGCAATATTCGCCAAAATCTCTTCTTCGCTTTTATCTATAACGTTGCGGGTATTCCTATTGCTGCAGGAATTCTCTTTCCTTTCTTTGGTTGGTTACTCAATCCCATTATCGCCGGAGCAGCAATGGCATTTAGTTCTGTAT
Coding sequences within:
- a CDS encoding heavy metal translocating P-type ATPase, giving the protein METLTLKLRGMSCASCANNIEEAIRAVPGVTECNVNFGAEQAAVTYNPDKTNIETIQAAVDEAGYSSYSLQDQEMVTGEDDAEKAARLAESKKLQRKLWLGGVISIILVIGGLPMMTGLHLPWIPMWLHNPWFQLVLTTPIQFWSGESFYQGAWKAFKRHTATMDTLVALGTSAAYFYSLVPTFFPNFFLAQGLEPAVYYEISAVVITLILLGRLLENRAKGQTSEAIRKLIGLQARDARVIRNGQEIDIPIQEVRIDDVILVRPGEKIPVDGEVIEGASTVDEAMVTGESVPVKKQPGDEVIGATINKTGSFKFRATRVGKDTFLAQIVKLVQQAQGSKAPIQQLADRVTGWFVPAVIAVAIATFIIWFNFLGNLTLATITTIGVLIIACPCALGLATPTSIMVGTGKGAENGILVKGAESLELAHKIQTIVLDKTGTITEGKPTVTDFVTVNGTANRNELKLIQLAASVERNSEHPLAEAVVRYAQAQEVDLAQVKDFEAIAGSGVQGIVSDRLVQIGTQRWMEELGVDTRALVERKTTLEVAGKTAVWIAVDGKMQGLMGIADALKPSSAQAIRALKQLGLEVVMLTGDNRATADAIAQQVGIDRVFAEVRPDQKAAIVQSLQRERSRHSKSKIVAMVGDGINDAPALAQADVGIAIGTGTDVAIAASDITLISGELQGIITAIQLSRATIRNIRQNLFFAFIYNVAGIPIAAGILFPFFGWLLNPIIAGAAMAFSSVSVVTNALRLRNFQPEV